The following are encoded in a window of Psilocybe cubensis strain MGC-MH-2018 chromosome 4, whole genome shotgun sequence genomic DNA:
- a CDS encoding 60S ribosomal protein L29, translating into MAKSKNHTNHNQNKKAHKNGIRKPASTRSRSMKGVDAKFRRNAKYAAIGSYKARLEAKQAAAS; encoded by the exons ATGGCCAAATCAAAAAA TCACACAAATCACAACCAGAACAAGAAAGCCCACAAAAACGGCATTCGCAAGCCCGCTTCGACTCGGTCGAGGTCCATGAAGGGT GTTGACGCCAAG TTCCGTCGCAATGCCAAATACGCTGCCATCGGCTCA TACAAGGCCCGCCTGGAAGCCAAGCAAGCTGCTGCTTCATGA
- a CDS encoding DNA replication complex GINS protein PSF3 has protein sequence MDFDYFSIEAILAENQKIQCTFKQEIPNMGHLGGGTERDIAVSSKMQIPIWLAYTIIYSDWADFNIPAPFNSRVRNALKAEACSVRLSNLVGAGGLWYGFGKTIMDILSEEQANEMSDMLSKAFRDRLVEVIDQAQHFAALGQAGSGSSGNSAQAFREGLDTTERELFYLAQESAKRMKRWYEESDRSRR, from the exons ATGGACTTTGATTATTTCTCGATAGAGGCCATCCTTGCCGAGAACCAG AAAATACAATGTACGTTTAAACAGGAAATCCCAAATATGGGCCACCTTGGAGGCGGGACAGAACGCGAT ATCGCAGTGTCAAGCAAGATGCAGATCCCAATATGGCTGGCATACACCATTATCTACTC AGACTGGGCTGACTTCAATATCCCAGCCCCTTTTAATTCCAGAGTACGAAACGCATTGAAAGCGGAAGCTTGCAGTGTGCGCCTATCCAACCTCGTCGGCGCAGGTGGTCTGTGGTACGGCTTCGGGAAAACGATCATGGATAT CCTTAGCGAAGAGCAAGCCAACGAGATGTCCGACATGCTATCCAAA GCTTTCCGAGATCGTCTTGTCGAAGTCATCGACCAAGCCCAACATTTCGCGGCACTTGGACAGGCAGGGTCTGGGTCGTCAGGAAATTCGGCACAGGCCTTCAGAGAAGGGCTTGATACAACGGAGAGAGAGC TCTTCTATCTGGCGCAAGAAAGTGCGAAGCGAATGAAACGTTGGTACGAGGAGAGCGACCGCTCGAGGCGGTAA
- a CDS encoding V-type ATPase assembly factor PKR1, translating into MAQNESSTPAKDTPFFSNILQPGSSLHPTFLLFVDGAFSVLLVVFLILIFLTSGNPHIFALIAIELCLWASVKWFVNELKKVPVVEKDAKEDEKEDTAKETESKKTI; encoded by the exons ATGGCCCAAAACGAATCGTCCACACCGGCCAAGGACACTCCTTTCTTCTCGAACATACTACAGCCTGGGTCCTCCCTGCATCctacctttcttcttttcgttGACGGCGCTTTCTCTGTGTTGCTGGTCGTATTCCTGATCCTCATTTTTCTAACGTCCGGTAACCCCCACATCTTCGCTCTCATTGCTATCGAGCTCTGTCTCTGGGCCAGTGTTAAATG GTTTGTAAATGAGCTGAAGAAAGTTCCGGTGGTGGAGAAAGATGCGAAGGAAGATGAAAAGGAAGATACTGCGAAAGAAACAGAGTCGAAGAAAACAATATGA
- a CDS encoding Transcription factor sem-2: MAFSFGDIPNSLSGQFFDDLSFTYADRDSGLNFLGHESATPPASSHYLAPSPSGTDASFYVPPRRTSTRHPDPKHIPRPRNAFIFFRSWYINNNRDSKDVQQNELSKQAGKAWNSMSEEAKRPFMQLAAAEKEHHYNTYPDYVYSPSTKSGGNPTGSQKTKGKRRSPSAYDDIASRTTSDPSKVTSASWYHSGEGFSFEQGPPSPFHAHLDSVPSQFAYQQNAHDFMPSYMPTLPNTFDMFNQSSNSMSLDIPASDPSAYSRYSGPSSLTCENPYPSTDYLALLEHPFSEETYNCEDMMQRCIDEVLAATFLEFSGGYYGQNGSAFN; the protein is encoded by the exons ATGGCTTTCTCCTTCGGTGATATACCCAACTCTCTTTCTGGACAATTTTTTGACGATTTATCGTTCACCTATGCTG ACCGTGATTCTGGCTTGAACTTTCTCGGTCACGAGAGCGCGACACCTCCAGCTTCATCACATTACCTCGCCCCTTCTCCATCTGGTACCGACGCGTCTTTTTATGTTCCCCCTCGCCGTACTAGCACGCGTCATCCCGATCCAAAACATATCCCTCGCCCTCGCAAcgctttcatcttcttccgtTCATGGTACATCAACAATAACCGTGACTCCAAGGACGTGCAGCAGAACGAATTAAGCAAACAAGCCGGGAAAGCATGGAACAGTATGTCGGAAGAGGCGAAGAGACCGTTCATGCAACTGGCCGCTGCCGAGAAGGAGCACCACTATAACACGTACCCTGACTATGTCTACTCACCCAGCACGAAATCTGGTGGCAATCCAACTGGCTCGCAGAAGACCAAGGGGAAGAGAAGGTCACCAAGTGCATACGATGATATCGCTTCTCGTACGACATCCGATCCTTCAAAAGTAACATCAGCGTCGTGGTATCACTCTGGAGAG GGTTTCTCCTTTGAACAAGGACCGCCTTCTCCATTCCATGCTCATCTTGATTCCGTTCCGAGCCAATTCGCGTACCAACAAAACGCTCACGACTTCATGCCATCGTATATGCCGACTCTTCCAAACACCTTCGATATGTTCAatcaaagttcaaatagCATGTCATTGGATATTCCGGCTTCCGATCCTTCGGCATATTCTCGTTATTCGGGGCCGTCCTCTTTGACATGCGAAAACCCTTATCCTAGCACCGACTATCTGGCCTTGTTGGAGCATCCATTCTCAGAGGAGACCTATAATTGCGAAGACATGATGCAACGTTGCATAGATGAAGTACTTGCTGCGACCTTTTTGGAATTTTCTGGTGGATATTACGGTCAGAACGGGTCCGCATTTAATTGA
- a CDS encoding Transcription factor SOX-4, translated as MSFSFGGTPNSLSGQIFDDLSFTYADRDTALNFPGHEGATPSLSPYSLASSGIDASFSVPPRRPSSRRREPGHIPRPRNAFIFFRSWYINNMHESKDVKQNELSKQAGEIWKHMSVGEKKPFLQYAAIEKERHYAMFPDYVYSPNTTTATNKKASKYKVSRATSSSVSPEASSTSWNHIGEVFHSVGSETLSPFHDHIEHVSNQLEYQQYTQNTSSECLPTLPHSWFNQGLNADLPSMTTPLSPNPSSYPLSDTPLPLTYDNPYLGFLDYTFPDVCSEADGLMQQFMDDSMEWLELTNPVSGFSANFGQ; from the exons ATGTCTTTCTCCTTCGGTGGTACACCCAACTCTCTCTCTGGACAAATTTTTGACGATTTATCGTTCACTTATGCTG ATCGTGATACTGCCTTGAACTTTCCGGGTCACGAGGGCGCGACACCTTCACTTTCCCCATATTCTCTTGCCTCTTCAGGTATCGACGCGTCCTTTTCCGTCCCTCCTCGTCGCCCAAGCAGCCGTCGTCGCGAACCAGGACACATCCCTCGCCCTCGTAAtgcttttattttcttccGCTCATGGTACATCAACAATATGCATGAGTCCAAGGATGTGAAGCAGAACGAATTGAGCAAACAGGCCGGCGAGATATGGAAACACATGTCGGTTGGGGAGAAGAAGCCTTTCTTGCAATATGCCGCTATCGAAAAAGAGCGACACTATGCTATGTTCCCTGACTACGTCTACTCCCCCAACACGACGACTGCTACCAACAAGAAAGCATCCAAATACAAAGTCTCTCGTGCTACCTCAAGTTCGGTGTCACCGGAGGCGTCGTCGACTTCGTGGAACCACATTGGCGAG GTATTCCATTCAGTCGGATCCGAAACTCTTTCACCATTCCACGACCATATTGAGCACGTCTCCAATCAACTGGAGTATCAGCAATACACGCAGAACACGTCGTCTGAATGTTTACCTACCCTTCCACACTCCTGGTTCAATCAGGGATTGAACGCTGATCTACCATCGATGACTACTCCATTATCTCCAAATCCATCGTCATACCCTCTCTCCGACACACCGTTACCCTTGACATATGATAATCCTTACCTTGGTTTTCTGGACTACACATTCCCTGACGTGTGTTCAGAGGCAGACGGTCTGATGCAACAGTTCATGGATGACTCGATGGAATGGTTAGAGCTCACCAACCCTGTTTCGGGGTTTTCTGCGAACTTTGGGCAATAG
- a CDS encoding Alanyl-tRNA editing protein Aarsd1, with protein sequence MAATTLLLSPTTPSDYFRIISPTLSVPTDPQISTPVGLLACQRDPLLRTLETTVVTAYVSQPPPPQASAGKKTKKAVLAPDLPNEPLLHVLLHDTVIFPEGGGQPTDTGIIETTADGKAWEVVQAKRHGGHAVHYVKLPTGVDADAGLLAFQPGAKVTVSLGDNGYERRYDHMSMHTSQHLLSALLETRLNLPTLSWSLTSYPSPCYVEVPRGMTQEEIASIQAEANRLVFEGRKVHVEVEELDVAQEQAKPVQKLESGRAVGKGLPEDYTGGVKRVVIIDGVDKNPCCGTHLPTIHNLQLFLVPHTEALARSSTTTARLYFLCGPRLIAHLTSTHTLLASTAAIMSCGPPLVPERVSQVVDERKKAEKRVSDTEQELAEHIARDLATKISTSEGSPFKFHLHRTDDTSNALGFLSSIAFALTAAAEPSRPYVVVLSSSPTTQTASSVSTVLVLGTTDSSVKAAGDGLKSKLGVKGGGKGPRWSGKFTGVWKAGKEDVVVQEVLDSI encoded by the exons ATGGCTGCGACAACTCTCTTGCTCTCTCCAACTACACCATCTGACTATTTCCGTATAATCTCTCCAACGTTATCTGTACCAACAGACCCTCAAATATCCACCCCAGTGGGGCTCTTAGCATGCCAAC GTGACCCACTCCTGCGTACCCTTGAGACCACCGTCGTCACGGCATACGTCTctcagcctcctcctccacaagcATCAGCAGGGAAAAAGACCAAGAAAGCCGTACTCGCCCCGGACCTCCCCAACGAACCTCTGCTGCATGTTCTCCTGCACGATACCGTCATATTCCCGGAGGGCGGAGGGCAGCCCACCGACACCGGAATCATCGAGACGACTGCTGATGGGAAGGCCTGGGAGGTCGTGCAGGCGAAGAGACATGGTGGGCATGCGGTGCACTATGTGAAGCTCCCTACCGGAGTGGACGCAGATGCAGGGTTGCTTGCATTCCAGCCTGGTGCGAAAGTTACCGTATCTCTGGGGGACAATGGGTACGAGAGACGATATGATCAT ATGTCTATGCACACCTCACAGCACCTCCTTTCGGCCCTACTGGAGACGCGCTTGAACTTACCGACACTCTCGTGGTCTCTGACTAGCTACCCCAGCCCATGCTATGTTGAAGTCCCGCGGGGTATGACACAAGAAGAGATCGCATCTATCCAGGCCGAAGCCAATCGTCTCGTTTTTGAAGGCCGTAAGGTGCAcgtcgaggtcgaggagCTTGATGTGGCACAAGAGCAAGCAAAACCCGTACAAAAGTTAGAGAGCGGGCGAGCGGTGGGTAAAGGACTTCCAGAGGACTACACGGGGGGAGTCAAACGCGTGGTGATCATTGACGGCGTCGACAAAAATCC ATGCTGTGGAACGCACCTCCCCACGATTCACAACCTCCAGCTCTTCCTTGTCCCACACACCGAAGCCCTCGCACGCTCATCCACCACGACCGCGCGTCTGTACTTCCTCTGCGGCCCGCGCCTCATCGCCCACCTCACATCCACGCACACCCTTCTCGCATCTACCGCGGCAATTATGAGCTGCGGCCCTCCCCTCGTACCCGAACGCGTCAGCCAGGTCGTCGACGAGCGCAAAAAGGCGGAGAAACGTGTCTCGGACACCGAGCAGGAGCTTGCAGAACACATTGCACGGGACCTGGCAACAAAAATCAGCACCTCTGAAGGCTCACCTTTCAAGTTCCATCTGCACCGAACGGATGATACGAGTAATGCGCTTGGGTTCCTGTCCTCAATTGCATTCGCCCTGACCGCCGCTGCCGAACCTTCCCGACCGTACGTGGTCGTGCTGAGCTCGTCGCCGACTACTCAGACAGCCAGCTCTGTTTCGACTGTTTTGGTGCTTGGAACCACCGATTCGAGTGTGAAGGCGGCGGGCGACGGGCTGAAATCGAAGCTGGGTGTCAAGGGTGGGGGTAAAGGTCCTCGATGGAGCGGCAAGTTTACCGGGGTGTGGAAAGCAGGGAAGGAGGATGTCGTGGTGCAAGAGGTCCTTGATAGCATCTGA